The Coffea arabica cultivar ET-39 chromosome 6e, Coffea Arabica ET-39 HiFi, whole genome shotgun sequence genome contains the following window.
GATAAAGCTACTGTTAATTAGGATTAGCGGCAAAATTGGGTTGTGGTATTAGAATCTGCAACGGAGACCTGCGGCAATTGCGAAAAGTGAAGGTTGAGAAATGGACATTTCAATCAATGGAGGCTACTTGTAAAACAGGTGTGGAAGTGCCGTTTCAAAGCGCGATATGAAGTCCAACCACGACCGAGTAGTATTCATATGGGCTGGCTTGTTAGTTGTCTTGTAGGCCGGGCCCACAGGAGCAGCCTTACTTTTGGTTTTGTTCTTCACATTCAGGGAATTGTATTCCACCCGTCTAAGCGTTCCGCACGACCAGTGGATAGAATTGTGCAGTCCTTGAGTCGTTGTTACTCTATATTATTCTTTGCATgctcctatatatatatatataacatgtTCGAAAACAAAGTAGACGGAATCAAACAAAGAATCTGAATAATTTGATACTTGAAAACTCGTCAATATGTGAAGCAGTGGTAAGCGGACATGGATTATGGTTTCTCAAGTGGTAACCGGAcaaacaaggaaacaatttGTCCTTTTTTGCTTTGTTGCAAGTTAACAAAAGGCTCATATGAGTAAGCAATTGACCTTACTCCAAgagaaaattttggttttaattttTGTCACGTAACTTGCCCCCTAGGAAACTTTTGGATATAGAGTAGGAATCCGCCGTCCTTTTACATTAAAGATAAGCCCGTTGGGCCTAACGTCAAACTTCAGAGCTTGCACCGCAGACTTTCGGCTCGATCTGCTCTGCTCTAAGGGATACCTTACATATCTGCTGTAACGGATAGGATACTTGTGTTCATCGATCgtttccgaaaaaaaaaagcaaaaaaaaaaaaggataggatacttgtgtgaatttttttttttttttggttgtgcACTGGATGAATCTCACTCCGTGCAATAGGTAGATGTTCCAGAGAGATTCGAATCTGAATTGCTAGGAAGGCACAATACCACCCCTCCTCCTACATCTTCGCCACCTaaccactccttggacaagaaGCAGCTTATTGCAATTCAGCTGAAATGAGAATAGACTTAGTGCTGGCATTCAAATTCTTCATTTAATGTAAGAATTTCTTCTCCAATAATTCAACTACTATCATATCCATAATCCAAGCCGTTCAGAATAAGCATGGCCAATTAACATGCCATTTGCCCATATTAACCACGTTTTAACAATAATATTATTAAGCTACAGCATGCGATCAGACAGCGAAGGCAGCCTTCTGAAGAAGTTCAAAGCTGGGGAAGGCATTCTGTCCCTGAATATGGGATGCCGCAGGTAATAAAACCCGAAGGCCATCGCTATCATTTTTGATGGCACCAAACACAGTATGAACGACACCCCGAAGCACAGCCCGATGAAGATCCCCGTGGCACGTGGGTCCCGCCACGCCACCAGAGCCTGCAGTCGCTCCCCTTGCGTGGCAAAATCACCCAGTACCGTCTGGACCCGTGCCCCCAGCATCCGCAGCTTGTCGTACCTGGCCCGCACCACCTCATTCGCCCTCGCGCACGGCATCACATCGAACTCCTCGTCCACTTCGTCGCGATCGATGGACTCCGCCAGCGAGAGCTTTGGATCAAAATGGGGGAGCGAATCGCGCGATCGAACTCTATAGTTCCACGCACCCACCACGAAAATGTAGAATGCAAATGTTGGGACGATCAAGTCCGGAAACCACACCAGCATCACCAACAACGCATGTACGAGAATGGTGGCCGTCGGATTCTTCCAGGAACGCGTGTCGTCCAGCCATTTCACCACGTCAATCACTCCCGCAATCACGTTGATGATCCTAAACCAATTTGCGCGCACCTTTCGCATGCTGAATGCATGTGAGTCTGCATCCAGCATGTAGGTCACCACTTCTCGCCGAAGCGGTGGCTCCGACCGGGATAAGTGTGCAGCCACTATCTTCACCGCCGTCGTCCTCAGCACCTCCTGCTGGACCATGCCGAGTGGCTTCATGTGGTGCATCATCGGCAACAATGGCTGAGAGTACACGTGTAAGAAATCCAGCGTGGGCGTTGCACGTGCAAACCTAACCGCCAATTCAATCTCGCCCATCTTCTTCAGGCCCGAATTATTAGACAACAGAAACAGAGGAAATGTGTTCCTGTACACCTTGCCCGTGCCCAAGGCAGATATACGAATGCGAACTTTCCCTATACGAAAATCCGGCCGCATCGACTCTTTGGAGCCATCGGATTCTAGTACTTCCCAGCTGTCAAATACTCCGATTGTCAACACAGTTGACGGATCATAGACTCTCCATGTATACTGCTCATTCCACTTGGGGTCTAGACTATCAGATATGGTACGTGTCCGCACCCACTTGCTGCCATATTTCGCCACCGCATAGGCATCTGTAGACCCCTTGCCCTTGATCGTCTTCATAGGGAGTAGATTTCTGCACCCAATGACTCCTAATTCAACAGTTCCAATAGGGGGCTTCCAAAGCTGCCTGGCGGTTGGACGATAGTCACTGCACACGTGAGCGGCTTCGTCCATCACGTGATACCCACCATCAAAACACAGCTTCAAGTGGACTCTGCCTTTGTACGCCCTTTTTGCTTCTTTCGGGTCTTCAAGTGTGAGCCATCTGGAAACCACATTGCGATCATCAACACGTCGCTCTATGGACGCGAGCGGTATGCTAGCGACGCCTAGCATGACTTGCTCCTTAGGTTGCCGGTTTTCTATCAGGGAAAACATCAGAGGGTGCTCCGTGAACGGTTCAGCTGCTACAAATACCAAATCTTCGTTCCATGACGGAGATCCGTTACTGGGGACAGATGATTTCGTTTTCTGGACTTGAAACCCCAGTTGGACTTTAACTTGAAATGATGACTCTTTTGACGACATTAACGGAAAAATGTCTTGTGCTTCTATGATTGTTGATCTCAAATACCACAGCTTGGGGGACTGGTAGACTTTTGACTTGGAATTAGGATTACCTGCGGTTTCGGTCTTCCACGCCTCAGGAAACGACTCGTCAGCTTGTGTGCCAACCCACGTGGCAAGCATGAGGTCCCCCTTGTGGGCTCCGCCTCCTTCCAACCTGTACCATTGTGGGGCTAACGGACTGTCGGGTGGGTCCCGCAGTGGGATCTCACTCACGTCAAAGCAAATCCCACCTAGGAAGTTATGCCCCGCCACGTCAGCCGAGCCGCCTCCTGACATGGCGTGTATTGGGTCCCACACAGAGATCTCCAGGATGGAGGAACAATCTGGTGCGTCCCGACTGAAAGCAAATGTCTGGTCCCACTCGAACAAAGTGGTTTTCCGGGCTGGTTTTGAGATGATATGGCAGCCGGAAACAACAATCTTCACGACCGGCCTTCCCATGGTGGGAAGAGATCTAGCTTTGACTACTCTGACGAAGAGATAATGCATTTTCTCTACAAGATCAAACGAGGAACGTTCGATTGTAGATCTATCAGATGCATCAGACAAGAAACTACTGACTGATGAAACACGGCTGATTGGTTGAGGACCGTTGACATTGTTTATTTTGACTTCAGGCATGGATCCTGAGGCTACCGATCCCATCATGTGATCAAGGCCATTATCAAGTTGTACTGGTTGCTGAGGACTCAGGTCCACAGGATCCGTCCCTTCTTGGGCGGGTAAATCAGGGGCCACTTCTTGCTTTTCGTGGTCAGCAACGTCCGAACTGACAGTAGCAGTTTCCGGTGGTGGTGCGGCTTCGGCAGGTGGCACTGGAGGCTGTTCTGTAGCGGGCTTTTCACCGTCAGATGCTGGCTCCTTAGGGGGCTCTGGGTTAGTCTCCGATGCCGCATCGGGCTTTTCACACACCGGTTCAGttgcctcagggggaggtggtgGTGAATCAGAAGCAGGTGCAGCTGCTGCCTCGGGTGAAGCTTCTTCTGCGGCTGCCGGTGTTTGTGGAGTTTGCTCGGGCTTGGCCTCCTCCGGTGGTGGAGTTGGTAAGGCTGGTGGTCCAGGTGGGGGTATAACTTCATCGGCAAAATAAATCTTCAGCCCAATCTCACCTTGAATCCAACTAAACAAAGTCTTCTTCTCCAGCGGATAATAAATCAACGCCTCCTCACCTTTCCTGACGAACTGTCTTGAGCTTAACTTTAATCTACCCAAGAAATTATTCCTGGTGGTAGGTCCGACTTTTCGATCGTGATACATCTCCAGTTCAAGCATGTCACCTAAAACATCGGATGGTTTGCCAACGTTGAACTCGAGAGTTTCGCTCCATGCTGGATTCAAGTCCCGGATCACTGTCCTTGTCTTCTTTCTCTGACCATAAAAATCAAGAATCACGTAAGGACTGCAGGTCCCGTGACCGTCTTTTGGTGGAAGGTTACGTGCATCGACCACCTCAACAATGAGTTTCCTAACCGTGCCCATCGTGGAAAAAGAAGGGAGAACGAAGATGAATGGGCTTACTGGTTTAAATTAGCTGTCTGCTAGGTTGCCAGCAACGAGGAATGCTAGTTACATTGTTGCTTCTTGATGGGTTTTctttaacttttgggattggagAGAAGTAAGGAGATGGGTGAGAGAAAAGAGACACTTGTGTTCATACTGGATGTACTTGATGGAAAAGATGGCGAATTTGGGAGACTGAGAGAAGCAGACTGTAGCAGTGGAAGTCTTAGCTGGACATCTCGAGGAGGAAAAAGTTCATTAGATTGAGGAAATCGGATGGGAAAATATGCTTAACTTCATGTGCAAGCGGCTGCAGCATTAGCCACTTTGCCCAGCATATCCCTACGGTCAAATTCTTCTTTTGCTTCCTTAATTTAACGAGTTTTCTTTTCCTCAGGATTTTGCTTTTACATGTCCCGCAGTGTTTATAAGTGAGTGGTATAAAGTAATTAACTTACCAAAACAAATTGATGTGGCCATCCACGATTCAGGGTTCACTTTTGCCttctgttttcttttggtttggtTGGGCAGGATTAGGATATTGCATTTGCAGAAGATTCTTTGGCTAGCTCCCTTTTTCCGTCAGAGAGTCACAATTAGCCCACACACCTCGGGATGGCAAAGAGATTGAAAGGTAGATGGGGAATTTTGTTGAATAATATGGGCCTTACTGATGACTCAGGATGAGTGATTGGTTCGCTTTTTGACAAAGAGGAGTGCCctttttggtggtttgttatCATCGCCGACCATGCTTTGGTCGGCCAAGCGCTTTCCACACTTTTGCCCATAGCCTGgagatttatcattttatttgacAAATCAATCACTGATGAATCCCCGCTTTCTTTCATTTCTATGAGAATCATTTCTtgtctcttttcccttttcatgTCAAGTAGGAGCTCTGGATCGTTGAGCTATTACCGTGGAGATACATTCTGGCAAAGATTGGTATAGCAAGTTCAACACCAAACTATGAAGAGCATGAAGGGCAAAAAATAGGTTCAAGCATATTTGCAGGTCACATCCAAGCGGACTACTAACGTGCATGCATGGTAAAGCAAATTGAAAAGAGTAATGTGAACAAGGTGATATAGCTAGCGCTTTTTGAACCATAATTTAGCGTATTATTATCCGAAATAATAGTGGAGTTATGACCATGCATATTTCCCCAACAATTAAATGACCCCAAAATCAATACATCTTTATGAGAACGTATTGCACTTACCCAATCTTGTGTGGCAAAAATCTAAACGTTTGAAACAATAAATTATAGTGCAGTGAGAATTTTCAACGCTCACAAGATAGGGAGATTTTCCACAAAACCAAAATTCCTTGAGTGACGACATTTGGAGTTAAGGACATTTAAAGGCCATAACTGACCCTTGTGTGTGAGCCTTCCGGTGGGAATATTAGGGTCGAACAGTCTAATTCTGCTATAAAGATTTAGAGAACTTTGTTGAGTGGCTCAGATTACCTCCGCATTCCTCATAGCTCACAATTTGGCAATTAATCACAACAAGATTGCATCATAGATAGAAAATATTCAATACATAAATACAagtacaagttttttttttttttttttttacaataatCACAAGTACATAGAAGAAACTTGAGGAACCAGAAATCTAAAGGTTACCCctctctcttcctttttttttttttttttttcttgggtttgtttTGGGTGTCGAGTGATGCTAAAAGAGTGTATGAATCCCTCGTCAAAGCTCAGTAGACATTTCGTTATCTTTGAGACGCCATTTCCTTAAAAAAggattgacaatagattataaGAATCAGGGGAATTATCAGGCACTACTACAACATGCTGTATGCATCAgtaattattttctttaatttaggATGGGCTTATTTTCCTAAACGGGCTAAGGAAATCTGAGCGTATAGGGCAAGCCCATTTCAATTAAACTAGGCAGCACCCCAAAACTGCAGTAAAGTTCTGGGCTGGGTCCGCATGGACGAGGTTGTACCCAACCTAAAAAGCATGCAAGAACTGCAGTAAAGTTCTGGGCTGGGTCCAGATGGACGTGGTTGTACAGATATGCCTTGTTTCTCGTTTGTTGTAAAATGCAGTACGGAAGTAATTGGGCGTGGACACGAGCTGAACAGCTTGTATAGGCTGTACTGGAGTTATTAATGTACGGACTGCAGAAAGCAAGGCATTTGGCACTTGACCCCAACTGGAAAATCCCAATGCTTATAagtttttcatccaaattcacttTTACTTTGGGCAAAAAATTCCTAATGCTCAAGTTTTTCATCCAGATGCACATTTATTTTGGGGAATTTTAACGTTTGGGTTGCTATTTTCTGGagtttttttgagaaaaattattgtaacgatttgatgtatgtcaAGTGTAAAAGTGATTAAAACATGTCTTCACGCGGAGAGTCCAAACATGCTAAGTTTACAGGTGAGCTGCTTCCTAACAGCAAAAGGTTGAGAGAAACAAAACTCGGATTCAGAACATCTGCAACAGTGCTCTCATTGACAGCAAATCATGGATGAAGTACAGTCAATAATTTCATTGCGGTGCTTACTCCAAAATGTTTATGTTCTAATCCAGACATCACAAGGAACAACAATTCGGTCAGGGCAGGACTCTTAGAACTCTTGCGACGGTTAGGTTTAGAGTTCGAGTCCTAGTCTAACAATTCGGGATAGAAAGGATGTGAGTTGACAAGACTTTCATCTCAGAATCTAAACTTCGTTTGCGTAAAGGTAAAGGATTCAATTAGAATCTCTAGCATTCCAAGTTTGTTATTTTTTTCAGCTCTTTAAAAAGAAAGGCATAGAGCTATGTATTCTATTCTCCCCTCCGTTACGTACTTCCCACATTAATAATGTAATTGATCCAGACACACGCATTGATAGTTGTCACTTTTATATTTTAAGTAACAAAATTGCTATATTTCATTCACCTGGTATGTAAATCTGGCACCATTCAAAGATGTAACCCTCCAGATATAAACACCACTAGTTTAAGCCAACAACCGTCTAAAATGAAAGCCAATAATGTCTAACCAATAAAGCAATAATACAAAAGAGTCCCATATATATATCTTTTAGTATTTGCCCAAGAGGGGCGGAACACCAACAAATGAAATGCCCCAAGAAGAGCCAACAGGCATTTTGGATGAAATACAAATCATAAGTTCAAGAATGAGCATCAGTCAATGACCCAAGGAATAGTTGATATCTCAAGTTTTATATTAATCTCATGATATAGTTCCTCATAAAGATGCAAAATTCCTATATAGTTATTAACAAACTGGAGATTAGCAAAATACGAAGGCAACATACATAGTTAACAGTGATGATTCATAGCTGCGCACTGGTATAGGTTAAAAACGATGCCCGACTACTGACTAAATACCTGCATAAATCTGCAAACTCGCCATCAAATATTACAGTCATTGACACATAAGAAGAACAAATCTGTCCTTGCAAAATTAGGGTACTAGCCTAATTCTTCGTGTTGTCATTTGCATAGCATCTCATCCcaaaatctgcaaaagaaagaaaaaacaagaaagtAAAGGAGAAAACCTGAGACacagaaacaaagatgcttagcATTGCTAACAAGGCTGGTTTTGTCTGTTATGATGCTTCACTATCAAGAATATAAATTATGCTTTCAAAAGCTATTCACTTCTCTTACGTGAGCAGCGTTTATTACTAGTCGATCTGGTTTACACTGTAACTTTTATGtggtgacttttttttttccgatcaTTGCACCATTCTTTTGGGTGTGGGGAaaggagaggggggggggggggggctcgTGGAGATGCGACAACCAACagaaggaaaacaaagcaaacAAAACCCTACTTCTCAGTGAATGAACTGAAGCCACTAATTACGTATTCAATTATCCAAAAACAAGAGGCAATAAAACAAAGACATACTAGACAAAATAACAAGCATATACGTACAGAACTACTTTTATCATCAAAGAGTCCGTGAAAGTGGATTTTTGGTTCCTGGTTAGACCATTtttttgctgaaaattttgagCACTGATCTTGTAACAACTAACTAGTGTGAGTTTTTTGTGATATGAAAGGAAATGACCAATTGGTTACTTTGTTCTTCGTTCACTTTGTGAATCAGAGGGTAGAAGATGATATACCTGCAGTGATGTACCAGCAGTATAAGAGGGTTGTTCCTGACCTGAGGGGTGTGGGGCTGATGGAAACTTGGAAAAGTTGGGCGTGAGGAATGAAGCCTGGTCCGAGATCACTACAGATCGTTGAGCCTTTTATCACAAACTCTAACCTGAGTTgggatcaaagaaaagaaaggagatcCTTAATAAGAATAAGTGTAGTAGTAGTAAGTCATCAAATTAAAGGATCTTGGATCAAACTTCATTCCAGACGCCCTCTTTCCCTTTTCCTCCTTCAAGAAATTAATCTGATTCTCTCGGCTTTCTCTCGCTTCTCTCTCTTCATGATTCAACAATGAATGCCTAGCTACCTAGCCACAAGGCTGCAAAATAAAAGCACTCGCAAGCTCTCAATCTTGTGATTCTAGTGTATATAATTCCTACTGCCTAGCCCACCTAACGACATCAAATAGTGGTTGGAGACTTGGAGGAGACTTGCTTATATAAAATAAGGGAAGGAAATACTGCTACATAAATATGTGCATGCACATGTGGACAATCACATGATAGACAGGTCATATTAggagtaaaataataaaaagctGGTTGATTTTGGAGGGATGGTCTTGTCTTATTCTTCTGAGTTCTGAGccctttgtttttcttcatcaaagaaagagtgaagagaATGAAGAGAGCCTGATGACTGCGCCACGACATGAGGAGGACTTCcgtttcttttcaattttacaGGCTAgcttttctctcctctctctgtTCAGTAGTAATATAGAGTAGTGGTAGTAAAAGTTCAGAGCAGTAAGAGTGTAAGCTTAGCACTGAAAATAACGAGGAGTAGATGGGTCATAGGAGAGGACATGGGCCTTCCCCTGTCGCTATTTAAAAAAGAgacaaaagagagagaaaacacTGTGGCCATAGTGAGGAGGGAGGAGGATTGACACAAGGATCAGGGCTCACAAGCCTTTAAAGTTGTGACAAGAACTCCAGATGAACAGTCCATCATATCCGTCATCATCTAAAAGCGTCACCGCCCATATTATAAAAGCTCCATTCCTATCAACACCACAGTTTTGTGTTTTGTATATTTGCGTGATATTTGCGTGTACTCTGTATTGATATGTGAATGAAAAGGATGGAGCCTGCTGTGATTGGGCAACCATGCATAGAAGATGGaaagaaaacataaaaataagaaagagagagagaaagagtgaGAGAGACAGGAAGTAACGGGTTTGCTTGATTTCTTTCAGCAGGGCGTTACAACAAAAAATAGTTGTTAATATGGAAATGAGGACATTACGATCCTGATTCTTATCAGTTATCTCCTACTCAAGAAATCTGGAACGAATGGATTATGACAAGCAAAAGGAATTTGATTGAACATCCATCCTGTGTTTTAGTTCTGACAGGGTAAATATCAGTAATTTACCCACTGTTATTCTGAACTTTGTCTTTGTGGAGTACAAGATTTTCTTGATCAATTTTTACGAATTATCCTCAAAAACCATAGCTGTGAGCTTCAAAGCAATCCTTCACTTTAAAGTCCAGTCTAATCAGTAAATTCTGCTTCTCATCAATGTAACTCTTCCTCCCTGTTATGACTGGTCAATTGGAGGGTTAGTGACCATTTATATAGTAATGGCACGATGATGGAAAGCACCCATAATTAATTTGGTTGTGAAATATATCTGGTTAAAATCACGGTTAATTTTGATACACCGTAGCGCATTATTCCCAAAAGTTAAATCTAGATTGATGTTAAATGGATGACATTCTAAAGATATCGTGATAAACTTGGTGGGTACAAACATAGAATGCATTGTTAGAAAAGCATAGtaattattttagggtttttctaACGGGTGCCCTTAGAGCATTTGTTAATACACCTAACATTCACCTAatctatcatatatatatatatatatatatacatactaataattattatccactcttatatttatggattaatcttatatacagtATATGTACATTATTACCATTAGGTATATGACATGTGCaatatttgaattttaaattcaaaatttgtttaTGCATCATCCATTCAActgtgatagtgtatataaaatGTACTCTATATCTACATACTTTTCCTATTTAATATTGCTTACtctcatttatattta
Protein-coding sequences here:
- the LOC140009402 gene encoding multiple C2 domain and transmembrane region protein 16-like, whose product is MGTVRKLIVEVVDARNLPPKDGHGTCSPYVILDFYGQRKKTRTVIRDLNPAWSETLEFNVGKPSDVLGDMLELEMYHDRKVGPTTRNNFLGRLKLSSRQFVRKGEEALIYYPLEKKTLFSWIQGEIGLKIYFADEVIPPPGPPALPTPPPEEAKPEQTPQTPAAAEEASPEAAAAPASDSPPPPPEATEPVCEKPDAASETNPEPPKEPASDGEKPATEQPPVPPAEAAPPPETATVSSDVADHEKQEVAPDLPAQEGTDPVDLSPQQPVQLDNGLDHMMGSVASGSMPEVKINNVNGPQPISRVSSVSSFLSDASDRSTIERSSFDLVEKMHYLFVRVVKARSLPTMGRPVVKIVVSGCHIISKPARKTTLFEWDQTFAFSRDAPDCSSILEISVWDPIHAMSGGGSADVAGHNFLGGICFDVSEIPLRDPPDSPLAPQWYRLEGGGAHKGDLMLATWVGTQADESFPEAWKTETAGNPNSKSKVYQSPKLWYLRSTIIEAQDIFPLMSSKESSFQVKVQLGFQVQKTKSSVPSNGSPSWNEDLVFVAAEPFTEHPLMFSLIENRQPKEQVMLGVASIPLASIERRVDDRNVVSRWLTLEDPKEAKRAYKGRVHLKLCFDGGYHVMDEAAHVCSDYRPTARQLWKPPIGTVELGVIGCRNLLPMKTIKGKGSTDAYAVAKYGSKWVRTRTISDSLDPKWNEQYTWRVYDPSTVLTIGVFDSWEVLESDGSKESMRPDFRIGKVRIRISALGTGKVYRNTFPLFLLSNNSGLKKMGEIELAVRFARATPTLDFLHVYSQPLLPMMHHMKPLGMVQQEVLRTTAVKIVAAHLSRSEPPLRREVVTYMLDADSHAFSMRKVRANWFRIINVIAGVIDVVKWLDDTRSWKNPTATILVHALLVMLVWFPDLIVPTFAFYIFVVGAWNYRVRSRDSLPHFDPKLSLAESIDRDEVDEEFDVMPCARANEVVRARYDKLRMLGARVQTVLGDFATQGERLQALVAWRDPRATGIFIGLCFGVSFILCLVPSKMIAMAFGFYYLRHPIFRDRMPSPALNFFRRLPSLSDRML